The genomic DNA AGAATTTTGGAGAACGAAGAAATAATTTTGTTTGGAATTCTTTTTCCAGATTTTTTATATGCAAACTTACACTTGGCTGTGACATGAGAAGGATTTCGGCTGTTTTTGTGAAATTCTTAACTTCTGCAAGGGTTACAAACGTTTTTAACTCTTCATAGTGCAAAGTTATCCCGCCTCATTATTAGTAATTTTAATAGTGATAATAATTTATATTTATTTTACTAATGCCGTGTTTTACGGTAAAGTTAAATTAAAACTTTTTCAAAAATTTAAACAAATATCTTTTGAAAAGAGCCTATCCTTGGGCATTTTCGGATGAATGAGAACTTTATATCCGACTTAATTTATAGGGATAATGAATATTTAGGGAATGAAATCTGTCATCTTAATATTGATGACCTTATATAAGTTTTATTCCTTTGTGAGGTGGAAATCGTTGCAACTTCAGGTAATGAACAGTCCGTTTAATCAGGAGCAGACAGAGCTCCTAAACCGCCTTCTGTCGACTTTGACAGAAACACAAAAAGTATGGCTGAGCGGTTATCTGGCCGCGTCCCATTCAGCTTTCGTTTCGGGAACTCAAGAAGCGCCTGCGGCAGAACTTCCTGCGAAAAGCACCGGACAGATCTCAAAAGAAGTGACCATCCTTTATGGATCACAGACAGGCAACGCCCAAGGGCTTGCGGAGAAGGCAGGAAAGACGCTTGAGGGCCGCGGTTTTAAGGCAACCGTCTTATCCATGAGCGATTTCAAGCCGAACAATTTGAAGAAGGTCCAAAACCTGCTTATTATCGTGAGCACACATGGAGAAGGCGACCCTCCGGATAACGCTCTGTCGTTCCATGAGTTTCTTCATGGGAGGAGGGCGCCAAAGGTTGACGGCCTCCGATATTCTGTTTTGGCGCTAGGAGACAGCTCGTATGAGTTTTTTTGCCAAACGGGAAAAAAATTTGATTCTCGCCTGTCAGAGCTTGGCGGCACACGGCTTTATCCGCGCTTTGACTGCGACCTTGACTATGACGAGCCGGCGGCCGAATGGCTTGAAGGCGTCCTTAATGGCTTAAGCGATGCGAAAGTAGAAAGTGCTGCTTCTGTTGCGGCAGCTGCACCTCAAGCATTTGAATCGACGTATTCTAGAACAAATCCGTTTAGAGCGGAAGTGCTTGAAAATATTAACTTGAACGGCCGCGGCTCAAATAAAGAAACGCGCCATATTGAGTTATCGCTTGAAGGGTCTGGCCTCACATTTGAACCTGGTGACAGCCTAGGGATTTATCCGGAGAACGATCCGGCTCTTGTCGAGATGCTTATTAAGGAAATGAAATGGGATCCGGAAGAAATCGTGACGGTCAATAAACAACAAGGAGATGTCCGTCCGCTCAAAGAAGCGCTCATCTCCCACTTTGAAATTACTGTTTTAACAAAACTGCTTCTTGAAAAGGCGGCAAAGCTTTCAGCGAATGAGGAATTAGGCAGGTTGTTATCGCCGGGCAATGAAGAAAAATTAAAAGGATATCTTGAAGGGCGCGATTTGCTTGATTTGGTCCGTGATTTTGGTCCGTGGAGCGTATCGGCGCAAGAGTTTATCTCCATTCTCAGAAAAATGCCCGCCCGCCTTTATTCGATCGCGAGCAGTTTATCCGCGAATCCAGATGAAGTGCATTTGACGATCGGCGCCGTCAGGTATCATACACACGGCCGCGAACGAAAAGGTGTCTGCTCTATTTTATGTGCAGATCGTTTGCAGCCGGGGGACACGCTGCCGGTTTACATTCAGCATAACCAAAACTTTAAGCTGCCAAATAACCCGGATACGCCGATCATCATGGTTGGACCGGGCACAGGCATAGCTCCGTTCCGCTCCTTTATGCAGGAACGTGAAGAAATCGGGGCGAAAGGGAAATCATGGCTGTTTTTCGGAGACCAGCACTTCACGACGGATTTCCTCTACCAAACAGAATGGCAAAAGTGGCTGAAAGACGGTGTGCTCACGAAAATGGATGTCGCGTTTTCGCGTGATACGGATGAGAAAGTGTATGTGCAGCACCGTATGCTTGAACACAGCAAAGAATTATTCGAGTGGCTTGAAGAAGGAGCAGTTGTTTATATTTGCGGCGATGAGAAAAACATGGCACGTGACGTTCATAACACTTTAGTTGAGATTATCGCAAAAGAAGGCGGCATGAGCAGCGAAAAAGCGGAAGACTAT from Bacillus methanolicus MGA3 includes the following:
- a CDS encoding assimilatory sulfite reductase (NADPH) flavoprotein subunit, with product MQLQVMNSPFNQEQTELLNRLLSTLTETQKVWLSGYLAASHSAFVSGTQEAPAAELPAKSTGQISKEVTILYGSQTGNAQGLAEKAGKTLEGRGFKATVLSMSDFKPNNLKKVQNLLIIVSTHGEGDPPDNALSFHEFLHGRRAPKVDGLRYSVLALGDSSYEFFCQTGKKFDSRLSELGGTRLYPRFDCDLDYDEPAAEWLEGVLNGLSDAKVESAASVAAAAPQAFESTYSRTNPFRAEVLENINLNGRGSNKETRHIELSLEGSGLTFEPGDSLGIYPENDPALVEMLIKEMKWDPEEIVTVNKQQGDVRPLKEALISHFEITVLTKLLLEKAAKLSANEELGRLLSPGNEEKLKGYLEGRDLLDLVRDFGPWSVSAQEFISILRKMPARLYSIASSLSANPDEVHLTIGAVRYHTHGRERKGVCSILCADRLQPGDTLPVYIQHNQNFKLPNNPDTPIIMVGPGTGIAPFRSFMQEREEIGAKGKSWLFFGDQHFTTDFLYQTEWQKWLKDGVLTKMDVAFSRDTDEKVYVQHRMLEHSKELFEWLEEGAVVYICGDEKNMARDVHNTLVEIIAKEGGMSSEKAEDYLTGMQQQKRYQRDVY